One window of the Candidatus Chryseobacterium colombiense genome contains the following:
- a CDS encoding helix-turn-helix domain-containing protein, whose protein sequence is MKEKIEPVQNSKEFSDDCHKLLASVSDAMYAIGGKWKLMIIIAMARGNNRFTELQRMVKGISARVLSSELKELEMNGFIIKKVSVGYPVSITYELLPYSETLEEVVGALSKWGTLHREKIKSDMSKDNSAKH, encoded by the coding sequence ATGAAAGAGAAGATAGAACCTGTTCAGAATAGTAAGGAATTTTCCGATGATTGCCACAAACTACTGGCTTCGGTAAGTGATGCCATGTATGCCATTGGAGGAAAATGGAAACTCATGATCATCATTGCGATGGCAAGGGGTAATAATCGGTTTACAGAGCTACAGCGAATGGTGAAAGGGATCTCAGCAAGAGTTCTCTCCAGTGAGCTTAAGGAACTGGAAATGAATGGATTTATTATCAAAAAGGTTTCCGTAGGATACCCGGTTTCTATTACTTATGAACTACTTCCGTATAGTGAAACGTTGGAGGAAGTTGTTGGTGCTTTATCAAAATGGGGAACGCTGCACCGAGAGAAGATAAAGAGTGATATGTCAAAGGATAATTCGGCAAAACATTAG
- a CDS encoding nuclear transport factor 2 family protein, translating into MSLENLKTRQELRDLVDAYAYLGDDKKLDEQMELFTPDATYKVYMNGIEVASTTGTETLKKEFSIHAAEVKTYFTLNGQHTVKIDGNNATGISFSQLKMIRENEGKDIVTDYSVKYEDVYINQNGKWLIKERIGHFLIIETRTLNN; encoded by the coding sequence ATGTCATTAGAGAATTTGAAAACAAGACAGGAATTAAGGGATTTAGTAGATGCTTATGCCTATTTAGGTGATGATAAAAAGTTAGATGAACAGATGGAATTATTTACTCCAGATGCTACCTATAAAGTCTATATGAACGGGATCGAGGTGGCCAGTACAACCGGAACAGAAACATTGAAAAAGGAATTTAGCATACATGCAGCAGAGGTTAAAACCTATTTCACCTTAAATGGGCAGCATACAGTAAAAATAGATGGAAATAATGCTACAGGAATTTCTTTTTCACAGCTTAAAATGATCAGGGAAAATGAAGGGAAAGATATTGTCACAGATTACAGCGTAAAGTATGAAGACGTTTATATCAATCAAAACGGTAAATGGCTAATAAAAGAACGTATTGGACATTTTCTAATAATCGAGACTAGAACACTAAACAATTGA
- a CDS encoding DoxX family protein, with translation MKTNKIITTSLTVLVGIMVITSGLMKAIHLPWSVAGLVKFNLPNSATVLGLMEMSFAILFLIPKTMRIGFILLSCYFAGAMATELSHDGSMLNPGIPLALIWVTTFLKDRSLFLGPLNR, from the coding sequence ATGAAAACAAATAAAATCATCACTACTTCGCTGACTGTACTCGTAGGAATAATGGTTATTACAAGTGGTCTAATGAAAGCTATTCATTTGCCCTGGTCTGTCGCTGGTCTGGTTAAATTCAATTTGCCAAATTCTGCCACAGTACTTGGATTAATGGAAATGTCATTTGCTATTCTTTTTCTAATTCCAAAAACGATGCGTATCGGCTTTATCTTGCTGAGCTGCTATTTTGCAGGTGCAATGGCAACAGAATTATCCCATGACGGTTCAATGCTTAATCCTGGAATTCCTTTAGCCTTGATTTGGGTTACAACATTTTTAAAAGACCGATCCTTATTTTTGGGACCTTTGAATCGTTAA
- a CDS encoding TetR/AcrR family transcriptional regulator, producing MTTKEKIVNTAAELLSNNGFNAFSFHDIANEIGIKTSSIHYYFPTKSDLIIEIIHYSQNIQTALFETISEKKPQEKLSLLIDFYVDLADKGQMCPIVSISSDMNDIDPNIKLEVGKFYDFLADWLTSVIVEGITKNHFVTAQEPQDKSMEILNILAMLPILSRLGKGRESLNSLKQSVMANLVNKDILDNQISLQAQEIKQQQETIAHQAAVIAAQQKIINLYEANEALEKWEQQK from the coding sequence ATGACAACAAAAGAGAAAATAGTCAATACAGCAGCAGAGTTGTTATCCAACAATGGTTTTAATGCTTTCAGTTTCCATGACATTGCAAACGAAATCGGAATTAAAACTTCTTCCATACATTATTATTTCCCGACCAAATCAGACCTTATCATCGAAATAATACATTATTCTCAAAATATTCAAACTGCTTTATTTGAAACAATATCGGAGAAGAAGCCACAGGAAAAACTTTCTCTACTGATCGACTTTTATGTGGATTTAGCAGATAAAGGCCAGATGTGCCCAATTGTTTCTATTTCCTCGGATATGAACGATATAGACCCAAATATCAAATTGGAAGTAGGGAAATTTTATGATTTTCTTGCTGATTGGCTTACATCGGTAATTGTAGAAGGAATAACCAAAAATCACTTTGTAACTGCGCAAGAGCCGCAAGATAAATCCATGGAAATCTTGAACATTCTGGCCATGTTACCTATTTTATCTCGTCTGGGTAAAGGGCGCGAAAGTCTCAATAGTCTTAAGCAGTCTGTTATGGCTAATCTGGTAAATAAAGATATCTTAGATAATCAAATAAGCTTGCAAGCGCAAGAAATCAAACAACAACAGGAAACTATAGCACATCAAGCAGCGGTTATCGCAGCCCAACAGAAAATAATCAATTTATATGAGGCAAATGAAGCTTTAGAAAAGTGGGAACAACAGAAGTAA
- a CDS encoding NAD(P)-binding domain-containing protein: MKIGIIGTGAIGGTIAKKMSQAGHEVKIANSGDPQKLKARANELGTVPSDINNIAKDVDVLILSVPTTVVPELSGDLFSGNDDLVIVDTTNYYPFRDGEIEELKNGKVESVWVSEKIGRPVIKAFNNLLAETLINGGKEQGEENRIAMAISGDDEQSKKSISSLANDAGYDVVDAGSLSESWRHQPGTPAYCTELDVKDLSNALLDADKNKAAEIRDFVIAKFMNGNGPATHQGLIELNRSQFAKNPKTTS; this comes from the coding sequence ATGAAAATAGGAATAATAGGTACAGGTGCCATTGGAGGTACTATTGCCAAAAAAATGTCACAAGCTGGTCATGAAGTTAAGATTGCAAATTCAGGTGATCCTCAAAAACTGAAAGCACGTGCAAATGAGTTGGGGACTGTGCCATCCGACATCAATAATATTGCAAAAGATGTTGATGTACTCATATTGTCTGTTCCGACTACGGTTGTTCCAGAATTATCTGGAGATTTGTTTTCAGGAAATGATGATTTAGTTATCGTAGATACTACCAATTATTATCCATTTCGTGATGGTGAAATTGAGGAACTAAAAAATGGAAAGGTTGAAAGTGTTTGGGTTTCTGAAAAAATAGGACGCCCTGTTATTAAAGCCTTCAATAATTTATTGGCGGAAACGTTGATTAATGGTGGAAAGGAGCAAGGCGAGGAAAACAGAATTGCTATGGCTATTTCGGGTGACGATGAACAAAGCAAAAAATCTATATCCAGTTTGGCTAATGATGCAGGATATGATGTAGTGGATGCAGGATCTTTATCGGAATCTTGGAGACATCAACCAGGTACACCGGCATATTGTACTGAACTCGACGTCAAAGATCTCTCCAATGCACTTTTAGATGCAGATAAGAATAAGGCCGCAGAAATCAGAGATTTTGTTATCGCTAAATTTATGAATGGCAATGGGCCGGCTACACACCAAGGACTAATAGAATTAAACAGATCTCAGTTTGCAAAGAATCCGAAGACTACAAGCTAA
- a CDS encoding NAD(P)/FAD-dependent oxidoreductase produces MTDNKNFDVIIVGGSYAGLSAAMALGRALRSVLIIDSDLPCNRQTPHSHNFITQDGEKPNVIAERAKKEVLKYDTVKFINDSAASVSKTEKGFEVSTQSGKLLSAKKLVFATGLKDTMLNIKGFSECWGISVLHCPYCHGYEVKDQKTGIFANGYGAFHLARLIHNWTKDVTIFTNGKSELTQEQTDEIKRHNISIVEKEITSLKHKNGVVEEIIFSDNSTFGLEVIYSRPPFEQHCKIPELLGCELTEQGLIKVDSFQKTTVDNIYACGDNTNPLRAVSYAVSTGNNTGIFLNNAMVEEDFLK; encoded by the coding sequence ATGACAGATAATAAAAATTTTGACGTAATTATAGTTGGTGGAAGCTATGCAGGACTTTCGGCAGCTATGGCTTTGGGACGTGCTTTAAGAAGTGTTCTAATCATTGACAGTGATTTGCCTTGTAACCGACAAACACCTCATTCACATAACTTCATTACCCAAGATGGCGAAAAGCCAAACGTTATTGCAGAAAGGGCAAAAAAGGAAGTATTAAAATACGACACCGTAAAATTTATAAATGATAGTGCCGCTAGTGTATCTAAAACTGAAAAAGGATTTGAGGTTTCAACTCAATCTGGAAAATTGCTCTCAGCTAAAAAATTGGTTTTTGCAACTGGCTTAAAAGATACCATGCTAAATATCAAAGGGTTTTCTGAATGTTGGGGTATTTCAGTGCTTCATTGTCCATATTGTCACGGATATGAAGTAAAGGATCAAAAAACAGGAATTTTTGCAAATGGATATGGTGCATTTCATTTAGCTCGACTTATCCATAACTGGACAAAAGATGTAACGATATTTACCAATGGAAAGTCGGAATTAACACAAGAACAGACGGATGAAATCAAAAGGCATAATATTTCAATAGTTGAAAAGGAAATTACCTCATTGAAACACAAAAACGGAGTCGTTGAAGAAATCATATTTTCAGACAATTCGACTTTTGGGTTAGAAGTTATCTATTCAAGACCTCCATTTGAACAACATTGTAAAATCCCGGAATTATTGGGCTGTGAATTGACAGAGCAAGGACTTATCAAGGTTGATTCATTTCAGAAAACTACAGTGGATAACATATACGCCTGTGGGGACAATACCAATCCTCTTCGCGCTGTATCCTATGCTGTATCAACAGGGAATAATACTGGGATATTTTTAAATAATGCTATGGTAGAAGAGGATTTTTTAAAATAA
- a CDS encoding SDR family NAD(P)-dependent oxidoreductase has translation MKKALVTGASGGIGKEVAKRLAAKGYHLTLVARNEEKLGSLQESLGRDRHQILPLDLTNKEDIVYLSKHLTENKYDLLINNAGTGTYGKFVEIPLEDQLETMTLNMETLVSLSYAFLKHAKSGDALINIASLLAHSSLPGGAVYAATKSFVANFSESLWYEFKNKGIFVAGFNPGAADSDFHHNAGRETSAFPKFVVSSVAQVAEELINALNNRSKPRIVQGFKNRMMLFGFRLLSRKAAVNIMGKISPGIPHS, from the coding sequence ATGAAAAAAGCATTAGTAACCGGAGCCAGTGGAGGTATTGGCAAGGAGGTTGCAAAACGGCTGGCAGCAAAGGGATATCATCTGACCCTGGTCGCACGCAACGAAGAAAAGTTAGGTTCCCTACAAGAGTCTTTAGGACGGGACCGTCATCAGATCCTGCCCCTTGATCTAACAAACAAAGAAGACATAGTCTATCTCAGTAAGCATTTAACAGAAAATAAGTATGACCTCTTGATCAATAATGCAGGTACAGGTACTTATGGTAAATTCGTTGAAATTCCATTAGAAGATCAGCTCGAAACGATGACACTCAATATGGAAACGCTTGTTTCCCTCTCCTATGCATTTTTAAAGCATGCAAAATCTGGCGATGCATTGATCAATATAGCTTCGCTCCTAGCACATTCATCATTACCAGGAGGAGCTGTGTACGCCGCAACAAAAAGTTTTGTAGCCAATTTCTCTGAATCGCTGTGGTACGAATTTAAAAATAAGGGTATATTTGTTGCAGGCTTCAATCCAGGGGCTGCGGACTCGGATTTCCACCACAATGCAGGAAGGGAAACCAGTGCATTTCCTAAATTTGTTGTCTCTTCGGTAGCACAAGTGGCTGAGGAACTAATAAATGCATTAAATAATCGAAGCAAACCAAGAATTGTTCAGGGGTTTAAAAACAGAATGATGCTCTTTGGTTTCAGATTACTCAGTAGGAAAGCCGCAGTTAATATTATGGGTAAAATAAGTCCCGGAATTCCCCATTCATAG